One region of Nitrospirota bacterium genomic DNA includes:
- a CDS encoding 2Fe-2S iron-sulfur cluster binding domain-containing protein yields the protein MLETNKVNVTFQPLNITVESEAGTSILNIALAHEIHLNHNCGGHCACTTCHVIVRKGMDNLSEMEDDESDMLDKAKGLTLTSRLGCQALVNGDVVVEIPKK from the coding sequence ATATTGGAAACTAACAAGGTTAATGTTACCTTTCAACCATTGAATATTACTGTTGAAAGTGAAGCAGGAACATCTATATTAAATATAGCATTGGCTCATGAAATTCACCTTAACCATAACTGCGGCGGCCATTGTGCATGTACGACATGTCATGTGATAGTGAGGAAAGGTATGGATAACCTTTCTGAGATGGAAGATGACGAGTCAGACATGCTGGATAAGGCAAAAGGACTCACCCTGACATCACGACTCGGATGCCAGGCATTGGTAAATG